In one window of Tripterygium wilfordii isolate XIE 37 chromosome 1, ASM1340144v1, whole genome shotgun sequence DNA:
- the LOC119997831 gene encoding calmodulin-binding transcription activator 5-like isoform X1, whose translation MESAGLGQLTGSEIHGFHTMKDLDFGNIMKEAGMRWLRPNEIQAILCNYKYFSVSVKPVHLPKSGTIVLFDRRMLRNFRKDGHNWRKKTDGKTVKEAHEHLKVGNEERIHVYYARGEDNPSFSRRCYWLLDKSLEHIVLVHYRDQELLGSPVTPVNSNSTSVSLNSAPPLLLEFDSGAGHACKQLEPHDSLTVRSHEMRLHELNTLEWDELVANDADNLTASNGGKVLYSDKQNQTTFCGSMNDGSQVPSYNLLAEVSLLGNLDQPVASSEINQLNVPDSINSQTMWGQVNSNVQRRNSGTVEACDSMDILVNDGLQSQDSFGRLMNDIISDSPRSIEDPVLESSFPSGHDSFSPSMVDQHHYSETEKIFTITDISPAWAFSTENTKILVTGVFQEQYLHLMKSKLFCVCDGVCIPAEIVQIGVYRCFLPPHSPNLVNLYMSLDGQKPISQILNFDYRAPSLPDPIVASEEKTEWEEFQVQMRLAYLLFSTSKSVNILHNKVSPNALKEAKKFSSKTSSIANSWAYMINSIEDNKVSHSQAKCVLLEVIVKNKLKEWLLERVVERSRTTEYDALGQGVIHLCAILGYTWAVYLFSLSGLSLDFRDKYGWTALHWAAYHGREKMVAVLLSAGAKPNLVTDPTPDNPGGCTAADLASIQGHDGLAAYLSEKALVEHFKDMSMAGNASGTLQASTSDVVNSENLSEEELYLKDTLAAYRTAADAAARIQGAFREHSFKVRTKAVKVFNPEEEARTIIAAMKIQHAFRKFETRKKMTAAVHIQHRFRTWKIRKEYLNMRRQAIRIQAAFRGFQVRRQYRKIIWSVGVLEKVILRWRLKRKGFRGLEIDPVETIVDQTHESDPEEDFYRASRKQAEDRVERSVVFVQAMFRSRKAQQEYRRMKLAHSEAELEYEGLLADDTGMYS comes from the exons atGGAAAGTGCGGGTTTGGGTCAGCTCACGGGCTCGGAGATTCATGGGTTCCATACGATGAAAG ATTTAGATTTTGGAAACATAATGAAGGAAGCCGGAATGAGATGGCTCCGCCCGAATGAGATTCAGGCAATACTTTGTAATTACAAGTATTTCAGCGTTAGTGTGAAGCCAGTACACTTGCCCAAAA GTGGTACTATTGTATTGTTCGATCGCAGAATGCTTAGGAATTTTCGCAAAGACGGTCATAACTGGAGAAAGAAAACTGATGGAAAGACAGTTAAGGAAGCACATGAACACTTGAAA GTTGGTAATGAAGAAAGGATTCATGTATACTATGCACGTGGTGAAGATAACCCAAGCTTTTCTCGCAGATGTTATTGGCTGCTTGACAA gTCTCTAGAGCACATAGTCCTTGTCCACTATCGTGACCAGGAG TTGCTGGGTTCTCCAGTCACACCTGTCAACTCAAATTCTACTTCTGTCTCTCTCAACTCAGCTCCTCCACTTTTATTGGAATTTGATTCTGGAGCGGGTCATGCATGTAAACAATTAG AGCCTCATGATAGTTTAACTGTCAGAAGTCATGAAATGAGGCTTCATGAGCTCAACACACTTGAATGGGATGAGCTGGTTGCAAATGATGCTGACAATCTCACAGCATCTAATGGAG GCAAGGTTCTATATTCAGACAAGCAGAATCAAACTACATTTTGTGGGTCCATGAATGAT GGTAGCCAAGTTCCATCGTACAATTTATTAGCTGAAGTTTCTTTACTGGGAAATTTAGATCAGCCAGTAGCTAGCAGTGAAATAAATCAATTAAATGTTCCGGATAGTATTAACAGTCAGACAATGTGGGGTCAAGTTAACTCAAATGTGCAGAGAAGGAATTCTGGAACAGTGGAAGCCTGTGATTCTATGGACATTTTGGTCAATGATGGTTTGCAAAGTCAGGACAGTTTTGGTAGGTTGATGAACGACATCATAAGTGACTCTCCACGTTCCATAGAAGATCCTGTGCTTGAATCTTCATTTCCTTCTGGTCATGATTCATTCAGCCCTTCCATGGTGGATCAACATCATTATTCTGAGACAGAGAAAATATTTACCATAACTGATATCTCACCTGCATGGGCATTTTCAACTGAAAATACTAAG ATTCTAGTCACTGGAGTTTTTCAGGAGCAGTACCTACACCTGATGAAGTCCAAATTATTTTGTGTCTGCGATGGAGTTTGTATTCCTGCAGAAATTGTTCAGATAGGGGTTTATCGTTGTTTTCTGCCCCCTCATTCCCCTAATTTAGTAAATCTCTATATGAGTCTTGATGGCCAAAAACCCATTAGCCAAATTCTGAATTTTGATTACCGTGCTCCTTCACTGCCTGATCCAATAGTTGCATCAGAGGAGAAGACCGAGTGGGAAGAGTTCCAGGTCCAGATGAGGCTTGCTTATTTGCTTTTCTCCACATCTAAAAGTGTTAACATCTTACATAATAAAGTGTCACCAAATGCCCTGAAAGAGGCTAAAAAGTTTTCCAGCAAAACCTCTTCAATTGCCAATAGTTGGGCATATATGATCAACTCAATTGAAGACAACAAAGTTTCGCATTCACAAGCAAAATGTGTTCTGTTAGAAGTCATAGTGAAGAATAAACTAAAAGAATGGTTGTTGGAAAGAGTAGTTGAACGCTCTAGAACGACTGAATATGATGCTCTAGGTCAAGGAGTAATCCATTTGTGTGCCATACTTGGATATACATGGGCTGTATATCTATTTTCTTTGTCGGGCTTATCCCTGGATTTCCGTGACAAATATGGATGGACAGCTCTTCATTGGGCAGCCTATCATGGAAG GGAGAAAATGGTTGCAGTCCTTTTATCAGCTGGAGCAAAGCCAAACTTGGTCACAGACCCCACTCCTGATAATCCTGGTGGATGCACTGCTGCTGATCTTGCATCTATACAGGGCCATGATGGCTTGGCGGCATATCTTTCGGAAAAGGCTCTTGTTGAACATTTCAAGGATATGTCTATGGCCGGAAATGCTAGTGGCACATTACAAGCTAGCACAAGTGATGTAGTAAACTCTGAAAACCTCAGCGAGGAGGAGCTATATCTGAAGGATACCTTGGCAGCATATCGTACAGCTGCTGATGCAGCAGCACGAATACAGGGTGCATTCAGGGAGCACTCATTTAAAGTAAGGACTAAAGCAGTTAAAGTTTTTAATCCTGAGGAGGAAGCGCGGACTATAATTGCAGCAATGAAGATACAGCATGCCTTCCGCAAATTTGAGACACGAAAGAAGATGACTGCTGCTGTTCACATCCAGCATAGGTTTCGTACTTGGAAAATTCGTAAAGAATATCTGAATATGCGTCGTCAGGCAATCAGAATTCAG GCTGCTTTCCGGGGATTCCAAGTAAGGAGGCAGTATCGTAAGATTATCTGGTCAGTTGGTGTGCTTGAGAAAGTAATTCTGCGCTGGCGTCTAAAGAGAAAAGGTTTCCGGGGACTTGAGATTGACCCTGTTGAGACAATTGTAGACCAGACTCATGAGAGTGACCCAGAAGAAGACTTCTACCGAGCCAGCCGCAAACAAGCTGAAGACCGTGTTGAGAGGTCTGTGGTTTTTGTGCAGGCCATGTTCCGCTCGAGGAAAGCTCAACAGGAGTATCGAAGGATGAAGTTGGCCCATAGTGAAGCAGAG CTTGAATATGAGGGGCTTCTCGCTGATGATACTGGTATGTACAGTTGA
- the LOC119989242 gene encoding chitinase-like protein 2: MEVTKSLLLALAIALFLVAMVNADDNTVKPIVKIVKGKKVCDKGWECKGWSAYCCNQTISDYFQSYQFENLFSKRNSPVAHAVGFWDYHSFITAAAEYQPHGFGTTGGKKTGMKEVSAFLGHVGSKTSCGYGVATGGPLAWGLCYNKEMSPSKLYCDDYYKFTYPCSPGASYHGRGALPLYWNYNYGEAGEALKVDLLNHPEYIEQNATLAFQAAIWRWMTPAKKHQPSAHEAFVGTWKPTKNDTLAKRVPGFGTTMNVLYGDQVCGKGDDESMNNMVSHYLYYLDLVGVGREEAGPHEVLSCAEQEAFNPSSSSSS, encoded by the exons ATGGAGGTCACAAAATCCCTTCTCTTGGCTCTGGCAATAGCATTGTTCTTGGTGGCAATGGTGAATGCAGATGACAATACAGTGAAGCCAATTGTGAAGATAGTGAAGGGGAAGAAAGTTTGTGATAAAGGGTGGGAGTGTAAAGGATGGTCCGCATATTGTTGCAACCAGACTATATCCGACTATTTCCAGTCTTACCAATTTGAGAACCTGTTCTCAAAGAGAAACTCACCTGTGGCTCATGCTGTTGGGTTCTGGGATTACCATTCTTTCATCACTGCTGCAGCTGAGTATCAGCCTCATGGGTTTGGTACCACTGGAGGAAAGAAAACGGGGATGAAAGAAGTTTCTGCTTTTCTTGGTCATGTTGGCAGCAAAACCTCAT GTGGTTATGGAGTGGCCACAGGAGGACCATTGGCATGGGGATTGTGCTACAACAAGGAAATGAGCCCTAGTAAGTTATACTGTGACGATTACTACAAGTTCACCTATCCTTGCTCTCCCGGAGCTTCCTACCACGGCCGCGGCGCCTTGCCTCTCTACTG GAACTACAACTATGGAGAAGCAGGGGAAGCCCTGAAGGTGGACCTATTGAACCATCCAGAATACATAGAACAGAATGCAACACTTGCTTTCCAGGCTGCCATATGGAGGTGGATGACTCCGGCGAAGAAGCACCAGCCCTCGGCTCACGAGGCCTTTGTCGGGACCTGGAAGCCGACCAAGAATGACACATTGGCCAAAAGGGTACCTGGCTTTGGCACCACAATGAATGTTCTCTATGGAGACCAAGTGTGTGGGAAAGGAGATGATGAGTCCATGAACAACATGGTCTCTCATTACTTGTATTACTTGGATCTTGTGGGTGTTGGAAGAGAAGAGGCAGGGCCACATGAGGTTCTATCATGTGCTGAACAGGAAGCTTTCAATccatcctcatcttcatcatcttga
- the LOC119999231 gene encoding acetate/butyrate--CoA ligase AAE7, peroxisomal: MTMRDIDDLPKNAANYTALTPLWFLERAATMHPDRKSVVHGSVSYTWRQTYQRCRRLASALSKLNIGVGSTVAVIAPNIPAMYEAHFGVPMSGAVLNTVNIRLNAPTIAFLLGHSSSAVVIVDQEFFPLAEEALKIMAEKSGSKFKHPLMIVVADESCDPKSLKYALGKGAIEYEKFLETGDPSFSWEPPQDEWQSIALGYTSGTTASPKGVVLSHRGAYLMALSDALVWGMNEGAIYLWTLPMFHCNGWCYPWTLAALCGTNICLRQVSAKAVYSAIANDGVTHFSAAPVVLNTIVNAPKEETILPLPRIVHVTTAGAAPPPSVLFAMSERGFRVTHTYGLSETYGPSTVCAWKPEWNSLPQIDQARLNARQGVRFIGLEGLDVVDPKTMKPVPADGNTLGEIVLRGNLVMKGYLKNPKANEESFANGWFHSGDLAVKHPDSYIEIKDRSKDIIISGGENISSLEVENVLYTHPAIFEVSVVARPDERWGESPCAFVTLKPDVDKSDEGRLADDIMKFCRSKMPAYWVPKSVVFGPLPKTATGKIQKHVLRARAKEMGTAKMSKL, encoded by the exons atgaCGATGAGGGACATAGATGATCTCCCCAAAAACGCTGCGAACTATACGGCGTTGACGCCGCTGTGGTTCCTTGAGAGAGCGGCGACGATGCACCCCGATAGAAAATCGGTGGTCCATGGATCTGTAAGCTATACTTGGCGACAGACTTACCAGCGATGTCGTCGACTGGCGTCCGCTCTATCTAAACTCAACATCGGCGTCGGTAGCACG GTAGCAGTTATTGCACCAAACATCCCTGCCATGTATGAAGCTCATTTTGGAGTGCCTATGTCTGGAGCTGTATTAAACACTGTCAACATTCGTCTTAATGCTCCAACCATTGCTTTTCTTCTAGGCCATTCGTCGTCTGCCGTTGTCATTGTGGACCAAGAATTTTTCCCTTTGGCAGAGGAAGCCTTGAAAATTATGGCAGAGAAAAGTGGGAGCAAGTTTAAGCATCCTCTAATGATTGTCGTGGCCGATGAAAGCTGCGATCCAAAGTCACTGAAGTATGCTTTGGGGAAAGGTGCTATTGAATACGAAAAGTTCCTAGAAACTGGCGACCCTTCGTTTTCTTGGGAACCACCGCAAGATGAGTGGCAGAGCATTGCCTTGGGCTATACTTCTGGTACAACTGCCAGCCCCAAGGGAGTGGTCCTGAGTCATCGAGGGGCCTATCTCATGGCCTTGAGCGATGCTCTAGTATGGGGGATGAATGAAGGGGCTATCTACCTGTGGACTCTACCCATGTTTCATTGCAATGGGTGGTGTTACCCTTGGACACTTGCTGCTCTTTGTGGGACAAACATATGCCTTAGACAG GTAAGTGCCAAGGCAGTGTATTCAGCTATTGCCAATGATGGTGTAACTCACTTCTCTGCTGCACCTGTGGTGCTCAACACAATCGTAAATGCCCCAAAGGAGGAGACCATCCTTCCCCTACCTCGCATTGTGCACGTCACGACTGCTGGTGCTGCTCCACCACCTTCTGTTCTCTTTGCTATGTCTGAAAGAGGCTTCCGCGTCACACACACTTATGGTCTCTCAGAAACTTATGGTCCGTCAACAGTGTGTGCGTGGAAGCCTGAATGGAACTCCTTGCCTCAGATAGACCAAGCTCGCCTGAATGCACGCCAAGGTGTCCGCTTTATTGGCTTAGAGGGGCTAGATGTTGTCGACCCTAAAACCATGAAACCTGTTCCTGCTGATGGAAACACCTTGGGGGAGATAGTGCTTCGGGGAAATCTTGTGATGAAAGGCTACTTGAAGAACCCAAAAGCCAATGAGGAGTCCTTTGCCAATGGTTGGTTTCATTCTGGTGATCTTGCTGTAAAGCATCCGGACTCGTATATTGAGATCAAGGACAGATCAAAGGACATTATCATATCTGGAGGTGAGAACATCAGTAGTTTGGAGGTGGAGAATGTGCTCTACACACACCCAGCCATATTTGAGGTATCGGTGGTGGCTAGGCCTGACGAGCGCTGGGGAGAATCACCTTGTGCTTTTGTAACATTGAAGCCAGACGTTGATAAGTCTGATGAAGGGCGTTTGGCAGACGATATCATGAAGTTTTGCCGGTCGAAGATGCCTGCTTACTGGGTCCCAAAATCTGTTGTGTTTGGTCCATTGCCAAAGACTGCTACCGGAAAGATTCAGAAGCATGTGCTACGAGCTAGGGCAAAAGAGATGGGAACTGCCAAGATGAGCAAGTTATAG
- the LOC119997831 gene encoding calmodulin-binding transcription activator 5-like isoform X2, whose amino-acid sequence MKEAGMRWLRPNEIQAILCNYKYFSVSVKPVHLPKSGTIVLFDRRMLRNFRKDGHNWRKKTDGKTVKEAHEHLKVGNEERIHVYYARGEDNPSFSRRCYWLLDKSLEHIVLVHYRDQELLGSPVTPVNSNSTSVSLNSAPPLLLEFDSGAGHACKQLEPHDSLTVRSHEMRLHELNTLEWDELVANDADNLTASNGGKVLYSDKQNQTTFCGSMNDGSQVPSYNLLAEVSLLGNLDQPVASSEINQLNVPDSINSQTMWGQVNSNVQRRNSGTVEACDSMDILVNDGLQSQDSFGRLMNDIISDSPRSIEDPVLESSFPSGHDSFSPSMVDQHHYSETEKIFTITDISPAWAFSTENTKILVTGVFQEQYLHLMKSKLFCVCDGVCIPAEIVQIGVYRCFLPPHSPNLVNLYMSLDGQKPISQILNFDYRAPSLPDPIVASEEKTEWEEFQVQMRLAYLLFSTSKSVNILHNKVSPNALKEAKKFSSKTSSIANSWAYMINSIEDNKVSHSQAKCVLLEVIVKNKLKEWLLERVVERSRTTEYDALGQGVIHLCAILGYTWAVYLFSLSGLSLDFRDKYGWTALHWAAYHGREKMVAVLLSAGAKPNLVTDPTPDNPGGCTAADLASIQGHDGLAAYLSEKALVEHFKDMSMAGNASGTLQASTSDVVNSENLSEEELYLKDTLAAYRTAADAAARIQGAFREHSFKVRTKAVKVFNPEEEARTIIAAMKIQHAFRKFETRKKMTAAVHIQHRFRTWKIRKEYLNMRRQAIRIQAAFRGFQVRRQYRKIIWSVGVLEKVILRWRLKRKGFRGLEIDPVETIVDQTHESDPEEDFYRASRKQAEDRVERSVVFVQAMFRSRKAQQEYRRMKLAHSEAELEYEGLLADDTGMYS is encoded by the exons ATGAAGGAAGCCGGAATGAGATGGCTCCGCCCGAATGAGATTCAGGCAATACTTTGTAATTACAAGTATTTCAGCGTTAGTGTGAAGCCAGTACACTTGCCCAAAA GTGGTACTATTGTATTGTTCGATCGCAGAATGCTTAGGAATTTTCGCAAAGACGGTCATAACTGGAGAAAGAAAACTGATGGAAAGACAGTTAAGGAAGCACATGAACACTTGAAA GTTGGTAATGAAGAAAGGATTCATGTATACTATGCACGTGGTGAAGATAACCCAAGCTTTTCTCGCAGATGTTATTGGCTGCTTGACAA gTCTCTAGAGCACATAGTCCTTGTCCACTATCGTGACCAGGAG TTGCTGGGTTCTCCAGTCACACCTGTCAACTCAAATTCTACTTCTGTCTCTCTCAACTCAGCTCCTCCACTTTTATTGGAATTTGATTCTGGAGCGGGTCATGCATGTAAACAATTAG AGCCTCATGATAGTTTAACTGTCAGAAGTCATGAAATGAGGCTTCATGAGCTCAACACACTTGAATGGGATGAGCTGGTTGCAAATGATGCTGACAATCTCACAGCATCTAATGGAG GCAAGGTTCTATATTCAGACAAGCAGAATCAAACTACATTTTGTGGGTCCATGAATGAT GGTAGCCAAGTTCCATCGTACAATTTATTAGCTGAAGTTTCTTTACTGGGAAATTTAGATCAGCCAGTAGCTAGCAGTGAAATAAATCAATTAAATGTTCCGGATAGTATTAACAGTCAGACAATGTGGGGTCAAGTTAACTCAAATGTGCAGAGAAGGAATTCTGGAACAGTGGAAGCCTGTGATTCTATGGACATTTTGGTCAATGATGGTTTGCAAAGTCAGGACAGTTTTGGTAGGTTGATGAACGACATCATAAGTGACTCTCCACGTTCCATAGAAGATCCTGTGCTTGAATCTTCATTTCCTTCTGGTCATGATTCATTCAGCCCTTCCATGGTGGATCAACATCATTATTCTGAGACAGAGAAAATATTTACCATAACTGATATCTCACCTGCATGGGCATTTTCAACTGAAAATACTAAG ATTCTAGTCACTGGAGTTTTTCAGGAGCAGTACCTACACCTGATGAAGTCCAAATTATTTTGTGTCTGCGATGGAGTTTGTATTCCTGCAGAAATTGTTCAGATAGGGGTTTATCGTTGTTTTCTGCCCCCTCATTCCCCTAATTTAGTAAATCTCTATATGAGTCTTGATGGCCAAAAACCCATTAGCCAAATTCTGAATTTTGATTACCGTGCTCCTTCACTGCCTGATCCAATAGTTGCATCAGAGGAGAAGACCGAGTGGGAAGAGTTCCAGGTCCAGATGAGGCTTGCTTATTTGCTTTTCTCCACATCTAAAAGTGTTAACATCTTACATAATAAAGTGTCACCAAATGCCCTGAAAGAGGCTAAAAAGTTTTCCAGCAAAACCTCTTCAATTGCCAATAGTTGGGCATATATGATCAACTCAATTGAAGACAACAAAGTTTCGCATTCACAAGCAAAATGTGTTCTGTTAGAAGTCATAGTGAAGAATAAACTAAAAGAATGGTTGTTGGAAAGAGTAGTTGAACGCTCTAGAACGACTGAATATGATGCTCTAGGTCAAGGAGTAATCCATTTGTGTGCCATACTTGGATATACATGGGCTGTATATCTATTTTCTTTGTCGGGCTTATCCCTGGATTTCCGTGACAAATATGGATGGACAGCTCTTCATTGGGCAGCCTATCATGGAAG GGAGAAAATGGTTGCAGTCCTTTTATCAGCTGGAGCAAAGCCAAACTTGGTCACAGACCCCACTCCTGATAATCCTGGTGGATGCACTGCTGCTGATCTTGCATCTATACAGGGCCATGATGGCTTGGCGGCATATCTTTCGGAAAAGGCTCTTGTTGAACATTTCAAGGATATGTCTATGGCCGGAAATGCTAGTGGCACATTACAAGCTAGCACAAGTGATGTAGTAAACTCTGAAAACCTCAGCGAGGAGGAGCTATATCTGAAGGATACCTTGGCAGCATATCGTACAGCTGCTGATGCAGCAGCACGAATACAGGGTGCATTCAGGGAGCACTCATTTAAAGTAAGGACTAAAGCAGTTAAAGTTTTTAATCCTGAGGAGGAAGCGCGGACTATAATTGCAGCAATGAAGATACAGCATGCCTTCCGCAAATTTGAGACACGAAAGAAGATGACTGCTGCTGTTCACATCCAGCATAGGTTTCGTACTTGGAAAATTCGTAAAGAATATCTGAATATGCGTCGTCAGGCAATCAGAATTCAG GCTGCTTTCCGGGGATTCCAAGTAAGGAGGCAGTATCGTAAGATTATCTGGTCAGTTGGTGTGCTTGAGAAAGTAATTCTGCGCTGGCGTCTAAAGAGAAAAGGTTTCCGGGGACTTGAGATTGACCCTGTTGAGACAATTGTAGACCAGACTCATGAGAGTGACCCAGAAGAAGACTTCTACCGAGCCAGCCGCAAACAAGCTGAAGACCGTGTTGAGAGGTCTGTGGTTTTTGTGCAGGCCATGTTCCGCTCGAGGAAAGCTCAACAGGAGTATCGAAGGATGAAGTTGGCCCATAGTGAAGCAGAG CTTGAATATGAGGGGCTTCTCGCTGATGATACTGGTATGTACAGTTGA